From the Raphanus sativus cultivar WK10039 unplaced genomic scaffold, ASM80110v3 Scaffold0544, whole genome shotgun sequence genome, one window contains:
- the LOC130502406 gene encoding peroxidase 71-like, translated as MGLVRSVCLFITFLSYLAISVHGQATARPGPGSGTRVGFYSTTCPTAETIVRNAVTAGFNSNPRIAPGILRMHFHDCFVLGCDGSILISGANTERTSRSNLNLRGFEVIDNAKTQLEAACPGVVSCADILALAARDSVVLTRGISWQVPTGRRDGRVSLASNANNLPGAGDSVAVQQQKFGAVNLSTRELVVLVGGHTIGQAGCGAFRNRLYNSTTGPADPAIDPTFLAQLQTQCPQNGDASVRVDLDTGSATTFDTSYYNNLSRGRAVLQSDQVLWSDPATRPIVQQLMSPSSTFNTEFARAMVRMSNIGVLTGANGEIRTVCSAIN; from the exons aTGGGTTTGGTTAGATCCGTATGCTTATTCATTACCTTCCTTAGCTATCTAGCCATCTCGGTCCACGGACAAGCCACCGCAAGGCCGGGTCCTGGTTCTGGCACGCGGGTAGGGTTTTACTCGACCACATGTCCTACCGCGGAAACCATTGTCCGAAACGCCGTGACAGCTGGATTCAACTCTAACCCGAGAATCGCACCCGGGATACTAAGAATGCATTTCCACGACTGCTTCGTCCTAGGCTGCGACGGTTCGATCCTTATCTCGGGAGCTAACACCGAGCGAACATCCCGTTCGAACCTCAACCTCCGTGGATTTGAAGTCATTGACAACGCCAAAACACAGCTCGAAGCTGCGTGCCCTGGAGTCGTCTCTTGTGCTGATATTTTAGCTTTAGCCGCTCGCGACTCTGTCGTCCTC ACAAGAGGAATTAGTTGGCAAGTACCAACCGGACGTAGAGATGGTCGAGTTTCTTTGGCTTCGAACGCTAACAATCTCCCTGGTGCCGGTGACTCCGTCGCCGTTCAACAGCAGAAATTCGGCGCCGTGAATCTCAGTACACGCGAACTCGTCGTCCTCGTCG GAGGACACACGATCGGACAAGCAGGTTGCGGTGCATTCAGGAACAGGCTATACAACAGCACTACAGGCCCAGCAGATCCAGCCATTGACCCAACATTTTTGGCGCAGCTTCAGACACAATGTCCCCAAAACGGCGATGCATCAGTACGTGTTGATCTCGACACCGGAAGTGCAACCACTTTCGACACCTCATACTACAACAACCTAAGCCGTGGCCGTGCAGTCCTCCAATCCGATCAAGTCCTCTGGTCCGATCCAGCGACTAGACCTATTGTGCAACAGTTGATGAGTCCAAGCAGCACCTTCAACACTGAGTTTGCTAGGGCTATGGTCAGGATGAGTAATATTGGTGTCCTTACGGGTGCTAATGGTGAAATTCGTACGGTTTGCTCCGCAATTAATTAG